A genome region from Arachis duranensis cultivar V14167 chromosome 8, aradu.V14167.gnm2.J7QH, whole genome shotgun sequence includes the following:
- the LOC107461956 gene encoding transcription factor MYB35-like has product MATKVSGRSDNDIKNFWNSRMKKRLRKYPPQITVQQAQHFSSSPFYSVLASCYPKNNLSVELPSNISAANPPPNHNQKQPNQNDSSSSSSSSFSCTNNNASFVLPLTPVSPYCKSNGLLNDVVMECNALCRKGKSKMDATIVIGKEEEELADKRKIIEEPPLPPVGTSKEQETATIIATQSSSHQLISTEKNDNGGCNNNKEALNNSMPQMDDELLSILKNCPIYSPVRKWYKVDDDEDSLMMMEI; this is encoded by the exons ATGGCTACCAAG GTTTCTGGAAGATCAGACAATGACATCAAAAACTTTTGGAACTCAAGAATGAAGAAGCGCCTAAGAAAATATCCTCCACAAATAACGGTTCAACAAGCACAACACTTTTCTTCATCACCATTTTATTCGGTCTTAGCTTCATGTTACCCTAAAAATAATCTCAGTGTTGAACTACCTTCAAACATTTCTGCTGCCAATCCTCCACCAAATCATAATCAGAAACAACCTAATCAAaatgattcttcttcttcttcttcttcttctttctcttgcaCCAATAATAATGCAAGTTTTGTATTGCCATTAACCCCTGTGTCTCCTTATTGTAAGAGTAATGGTTTATTGAATGATGTGGTGATGGAGTGTAATGCTCTTTGtcgcaagggaaagtcaaagaTGGATGCAACCATTGTTATTGGtaaggaggaagaagaattagctgataagagaaaaattattgaagagCCACCATTGCCACCAGTTGGAACCAGTAAAGAGCAAGAAACAGCCACCATTATTGCAACTCAAAGCTCTTCTCATCAATTGATTTCAACAG AGAAGAATGATAATGGAGGTTGTAACAATAACAAGGAGGCATTGAATAATTCTATGCCACAAATGGACGATGAATTGCTTAGCATACTTAAAAATTGTCCAATATATTCGCCAGTGCGAAAGTGGTACaaagttgatgatgatgaggactCCCTGATGATGATGGAGATTTGA